The segment CGCCTGGTTGCTGTGCGGGGCGATGATTTCCCTGATTTCCGAATCAAACAGCACCAACCCGACCGCATCCTGCTGCTGAATCATCAGATAACTCAGGGCCGCGGCGATATAACGGCTGTATTCCAGCTTGGTCACCTCGCTCGAACCGTAGGCCATTGACTCCGAGACATCAAAGAGGATATAGCAGGCCAGATTGGTCTCCTGCTTGTATTGCTTGACCGAGAGCCGGTCCGAACGGCCGAAGAGTTTCCAGTCCAGGTGGCGCAGGTCGTCGCCCGGCACATATTCCCGGTGTGTGACGAACTCGGCGCTCACGCCCTTATACGGACTCTGGTGCATCCCGGCAATGTAACCCTCGACCACCAGCCGGGCCTTGAGGTCCAGGCGACTAATCTTGTTCAGCACCTTGGGGTCTAAATATTTAAGGTATTCTTGCATAAGTAAAGCGTAGAGCAAAGAGCGTAGAGCAACCCCGAAAGCATTCGGGGAAGCCCTATGCTCTATGCTTTAAATATCTTCGGCAATGACTTGTCTTCCAGCAACTCATTCTTGGCCAGGGGCGTAATCTCGATAAGCTTATCAATAATCTTATCCGTAGTGATACCCTCGGCCTCGGCCGCGAAGTTCCTGATAATCCGATGCCGCAGGACCGGATAGGCCACCGCCTTGACATCATCGCTGGTGACATAATAACGTCCCTGGAGCAGAGCCCGGGCCTGGGCGCTGGTGATGATATACTGGCTGGCCCGCGGCCCGGCGCCCCAGGATATCCACTGCCGGATAAATTCCGGCACCTCGCTGGCGTCCCCGTTTGTCGCATTCACCCGGGTCTGCCGGACTAATTTCAGGGTGTATTTCAATATGTAATCCGCCACCGGCACCTGCTTGACGGTCGACTGCAGTTTCAGGATATCCTCTTTCGTCAGCACCTTTTCCAGTTTGACATCAAAAGGCGACTGGGCCAGGTTCATGATGCTCATCTCCTCTGCATCCTTTGGGTAATCCACCTGGATACTGAACATAAACCGGTCCAGCTGCGCCTCGGGCAGCGGATACGTGCCTTCCTGCTCGATGGGATTCTGGGTGGCCAGGACAAAGAACGGCTGTTCCAGATGATATTTATTCCCGCCGGCCGTCACCTGCAGCTCCTGCATCGACTCCAGCAACGCTGATTGGGTCTTGGGCGGCGTCCGGTTGATTTCATCGGCCAGAATCACGTTGGCAAAAACCGGCCCGCGGATGAATTGCAAGCATCGGTTGCCGGTGGTCCGGTCGTCCTGGATGACATCCGTGCCGGTAATATCCGAAGGCATCAGGTCCGGCGTGAATTGTATCCGATTGAATGACAGCGACAGCGTCTGGGCCAGGGCCCGGACCATCAGGGTCTTGGCCAGTCCCGGCACGCCCACCAGCAGGCAATGCCCCTTGGAAAAGATGGAAATCAGCATCTCCTCAATCACCTGCTCCTGTCCGACCACGGCCTTCTTCATCTCTGCCTTAATGCGCTCATAGGCGTCCTTCATTTTCGTTACCGATTCCATATTTAATTCTTCTGTTGGCATATTATTCTCCTTTACAAATCCCCTCTTACCCCCCTTTGACAAAGGGGGGAAGCCTGGGGGGATTTAATTCGTGTGATTCGTTTTATTCGTC is part of the Planctomycetota bacterium genome and harbors:
- a CDS encoding MoxR family ATPase — its product is MPTEELNMESVTKMKDAYERIKAEMKKAVVGQEQVIEEMLISIFSKGHCLLVGVPGLAKTLMVRALAQTLSLSFNRIQFTPDLMPSDITGTDVIQDDRTTGNRCLQFIRGPVFANVILADEINRTPPKTQSALLESMQELQVTAGGNKYHLEQPFFVLATQNPIEQEGTYPLPEAQLDRFMFSIQVDYPKDAEEMSIMNLAQSPFDVKLEKVLTKEDILKLQSTVKQVPVADYILKYTLKLVRQTRVNATNGDASEVPEFIRQWISWGAGPRASQYIITSAQARALLQGRYYVTSDDVKAVAYPVLRHRIIRNFAAEAEGITTDKIIDKLIEITPLAKNELLEDKSLPKIFKA